The Vitis vinifera cultivar Pinot Noir 40024 chromosome 8, ASM3070453v1 genome segment TTATTGAACTTACCTCAAACATTACTAACAATGGTGATAAGATTCATCTTCACTCATCTTTTTTATAGGCAATTCAGCTTCACTCATAGATTCAGGTATCTTTTGGtggtaaaaaaaaccaaatgacAGACCTGTTGAACCAACATTATTGGATTAAAACACTATATTGTTAATCTATCCCAAAGTTGAGTTGTTATATCTTTTTCATGTAAATGATATAATAACTAAAGTCCTTATGTACtgctaatttcatttttcaatttatttatttactcatttatttattgcttTTTATAACCAAGGAACCTTACATGGCAAGAGCTCTTCCAACTCCTCATGGGGAACCAAACCGTGGGGAGCCTAACTGCACCTGCCGCAGCCACCTATGCGTAATTGATACTAACTAATCATTTTTTcctagaaaattgttttcagtaGATTATCTTGAACTCCTTACAGGAACCCTCCTGGATCTAACTATGGTTTTGAAAGACCAGAGCACTTCAAGTGCAAAGGCCTTCTGGGATCTAGGTGCAAGGCAAACCATGCCTGAGCTAAGTGAGGCACACAAGTACAGTTTTATAAAATCTTGTAAATTTGGACAtgcaaatatttttcatatatatatatatatataattcacatgcaaataaaatatttagcattgaaaaaatatatccaaaaacAGATTCCAGTTCAGGAACTGCTGAAAATACATAAAAGtacaaaacaaatttctttatgaaaaaaaaccAACTATTATGTTCTTACTTATAGTGTGTGCAGATATAAGGTCAACGTTATGTGGGGGTGGGTGGAAGTTATAAGGGGTTGGGGAGGTGAAGAGAGAAAAATTCAGGGGATTCACTTTTGGAGTCAAAAGCTAGGGCCCTCCGCAAGGTAAGCTTCTTCACCAACCCATGAGAACTAGTAGAAGCAAATGGCTCACTCATGGGTCCTAGCAGAAGAAGATGGCTCACAGGGTTTGTGTGGACCTAGGTGATATTTGGCTTATTGGGTTTCTTTTTTGATGAATAGGGCCAGGTAGGGGTTAAAAGGATTAAATGAAATGGTGTAATCCTGCTTCAGTTTTCTGAAAAGGTAAAAGGTAGAGGCGAAACAACATTTActcagttttttttaaaaaaaaaagttgaggctcaaaacgacatcgttttgggaaagaaaaaaaaaggtttgcaAAAGCACATATTCACCTGGCTCCAGGTGTGCACCTGGTTCCAGGTAAGGCGCTCTGACAGATGAGTCACATAGCCTTGCACCCAGGCACACCCCTTAAAACACCAAATCTGACTCTGCTTACACAATAAAACTAATCCTTCAACAGGTAATTATTTCTTGCACATGCTAACAATAAGTGGGTTAAGTTCTATTTCAATAGATCTCTTTGATTATAATAGTGATATAAAAGCTAATTTTTTAGAAACTGGATTACCATCAGCACttggataaataaataaataaactaatacaGGCATACAAGACTGAAGTTTTATTGGATACTTTATTTTACTTCTAATATAACAGGTTCAAAATTAGAATTTCCATACATTGGTACTCTTTCACAAGATTACATGCATTGAAGTACTTCTAAGTGTGACAGTTGATCTCTAAATTCCACACTACTATAAACTATACATCCCAAAAGAATTTCAAATCCCAGGGCAAAATAACTGCACATGCAATGGTGAGAccacattttataaattatttaccAAATGTCGCTACCTTCGAGCTACACCTCAGGGGCTATAAccacattttatttttacctaCCCATCTCCAAAATTCTATGATTCCAGAATTCAAATAACACACTCATTTTTTCATCAACCACACCAAAAATCAGAATAAAAGCCGAAATCAAGTAAAATAAAGCATCATTTATCACAAAAGCATTAGTAAAGAGTTTGCATCAGTTTATACCTAATGACCCATGTAAGGAGCCATGCCGCCCATGTGCCCAACACCATGCTGCGACCTACCACTCGAACTTCCCTGCCCCATTTGCTGGTTCCCATAGGCCCCCTGACTCCCATAACCTCCAACCATTCCTGAGCTAATATTACCAGCCACCGCCTGGTTTGGATACCCACCCTGCATTCCATGTCCTGCACCAGCCACACTCGGGTTCACTGCCGCCCCAACACTAGCTGAACCCAGCGTGCCAAGCAGGTTGGTCAGGCCCAACCCAGCACCCTGAGTCGCAAGCAATGCTGTCAAAGCTTGCCCTAGCGCAGGGTTGAGAGCTTGTGCTGCAGACCCCTGATTATAGGGTATAGCAGGTGGCCCCGATGGGGCCATGAGATGCCCTTGAGGCCCCATAAAATTAGTGATTTCACTCTTTGTGTAGTGGGTGTTCGGCAGGTTATGGTGATGCTGCTGCTGCTGTAGCTGTTGTTGTTTACCCGGTTTCGGACCATCAATGGCCTTCTGGCAATGCAAAATATGCCCATCAAAGTTCTTGTGCGGCTCATCCAATGCCTTCTTTGCACCCTCCGCCGTTTTGTACACGAAAAGACAGAACCCCTTTGGCTTACCTGTCTGCTTATCTAGCCCTAACGGCCCCTCCTCAATCTCTCCATACTTCGAAAAGAACACCAACAACTTCTGCGGATCCAACTCCGCTCCCACATTGCTCACATATATCTTCCTCTGTGTATACTCCGACACCGACTGGGCTGCCGATACAGACATGGCAGCTTGCCCCACCGCCGGAGACGGCACTGGACCAATCGAAGCAAGCTGGCACGCTGTCATTCGGTTCCCAATCTTTTTCTGCGGCTGCTTCAGCGCCTTCCGAGCCCCGCTCCGAGTCTTGAACAGAATGAACCCATACCCCTTCGATTTCCCAGACAGCTTATCGCACACCGCTCTGCAATCCTCGATCTCACCGTAGTCTTTGAACACACTAATAAGGGTTTCCGCATTCGTGTCCCACCCAAGCCCGTGCACGAAGATCTTCCTATGCACCGGATCCTCATCGGCCACCCTCCTCAACCTCTCCGCCACATCCGCATGCTTCTCCGCAGCTTCACGAAGCAAATTGATCAACTGATCCTTGCTGAACGGCTCCAAAATCTTCTGAATCGGCTCCtcgtcgtcgtcgtcgtcaACGGCGGACGTCGACGCAGATTTCTTCGCAGCATTCTGAGTGCCACCACCCTCCTCCTCTTCTTCGTCCTCTTCCTCTTCGACCTCTTCGTACTCTTCCTCTTCaacttcttcgtcttcttctaTCTCCTCTGCTTCCTCTTCAACCTCTTGCGGTGGTGGTGGCTCGACGATTTTGGGCTCGAGCTTTCGCTTCTTCACCATAACTACTACTGTGACGAGCTGAAAATTAGGGTTAGGGTTCGGGTTTGGTTTCGATGGTGCAAGGGTTTATATAGAAAAAAGGGGTTATACATATGATACATGGGCTTTGGACCATTTGTATTGAAGCTACGGGCATTTTGGacatttcatttccatttatttatttggagtaATCCATGACAAGTGTAATAAAATGAgagcaaaaggaaaaaagaaatgtacatatcaatttgaagaaaatacattatttgtttaatatgttaatgaaaattaatttgaatttattgggaggggaaaaaaattcatgagaaaaacatttttaatcatatatGGGAAAGAATGAAATGTCGTgtttgaaagaaattaaatatgattggtttttggaaaatgtttaatatttttgtaacaacatgttttaaaaatgtaaatgaTGCTTGTGAAAcaacattttatgtttttttggtACATACATAAGGTAATGATTATTTGATCACTATGGTCGAACAAGAAATCCATGATCTTCATTCACGACCAAGTCAACAACTATCCAAATTTAAGCTTTTTATCTCGATCGTAACCGAAATATTCTATTTGGATttagattttatcattttattcaatgAGTCTAACCGTTATAGTTGAGAATAATAAAAGTACGACGAGGAGTGGGTAAGCGAGGTATATATTTCAATCATTGAGATGCATGATTTGAAAAAAGAGATGCCAATTAAATtgtttgaattgaaaataaatgaaatgactAATTAGGGTTTTACATTTGTGCaaacaagaatgaaaaaaaaaaactggtttTTATAGATGGTAACATGATTTTATGGATTATTTaggatgtataaaaaaaatatagtgaatattttgatacaaaatatccatgagatgaaaattgatcaaaattcatgaaaatattgagaaatttttaaagaaataatataagtaatAATAACTATTTGAGGttgtttcattaaaaaaaaaattaatatatgtaatatataatttatgacaaccaataataatatttagaatttaaatataCATTTATTGAGATGTAATAAATCACgtaaaagaaatgatgatatatgtattaatattgataattttatttataattttatatttattttgtattttattagtACGTGAAATACAATATATTGACAAGTGTTTACCACCCTTTGATCGAAATCAAATCTATAAATCAAACTTCAAAATATATGATCAAACTCCAAACACTCTTTACCAAGCTCGCAGAAAAATATGAAGCACGATACAAAAGTATCATTCTACTATAATCGAGTCCTTAAAAgaataatatgatataattaattttaaattcattatttaataatatttcaatttcacttttatctatcatattttcatgcattacacttTATGAGTATCATCGCCtaacatcttttgcattgtacatgatttaggtgcattaggagttatatggaagatccaagtcatgagtttcttacaaatagatgacttgttcacaatcggTTCATTGGTCTAAACAACCCACTAGAGTTAAAAAAACTCGAGtattccaaatttaattatttaatttcacatATAAATAATGATGACTTCCTTAAATGAAGGAGATCGACAAGATGATTCCACATGAGAAAATAGgttttacaaagaaaataattttttttacaaaatctcTTTACAAGTCCGATAAATGTCAAAAGTATTACACTCACGTTATTTGTCATTTAACAAATTCATTTAGGAACAAGCCACTCAACGCTCTCAATTGATcttcaaaattaagaaaatgtttttgtcGTCGTCTTTCAAAGTATGATCAAAGTGAAAGAATTATacgaaaaatattattatgtaaaaaatattaacatagaGATAGTACCCTATaaacatataattttaatacaaatttttattttgcatatttttataaagttttgtCTATTTTTACAGAACTTTACAAAAGTTGTACATACAATAACATCTTGGAAATTATAGATTTGAGAATTTGTTACATTTCATTAATTTATCATCATCCCTAATGGGAGGGATCATCGTCTatatctctttaaaaaaaaaaataattcaaagcatctaaatagtaaaaataaatgaaagagaTTTGTGGGGACCTTCTCCCATGTGTCTGTCCACGTGGCAATACCATTGTTGAACCACGTGTCACTCCTTTCATTACTGTCGGGACAACCTTCGAGGCACCCGGGAGCACTCTATCCAGACCCTTTGGGGCCACTGAGCGAATCACATCCTCTTGATAGCCCCAAATCCTCCCTGATATGTGAAACGACGACATTCTGACACTAGAACGACTGATGGGACCTTCCTCATCCATACATCAACATCAATGGGTCATCCTGTCCATCACCCATACCTTCAACAGGCTTA includes the following:
- the LOC100243393 gene encoding UBP1-associated protein 2A, producing the protein MVKKRKLEPKIVEPPPPQEVEEEAEEIEEDEEVEEEEYEEVEEEEDEEEEEGGGTQNAAKKSASTSAVDDDDDEEPIQKILEPFSKDQLINLLREAAEKHADVAERLRRVADEDPVHRKIFVHGLGWDTNAETLISVFKDYGEIEDCRAVCDKLSGKSKGYGFILFKTRSGARKALKQPQKKIGNRMTACQLASIGPVPSPAVGQAAMSVSAAQSVSEYTQRKIYVSNVGAELDPQKLLVFFSKYGEIEEGPLGLDKQTGKPKGFCLFVYKTAEGAKKALDEPHKNFDGHILHCQKAIDGPKPGKQQQLQQQQHHHNLPNTHYTKSEITNFMGPQGHLMAPSGPPAIPYNQGSAAQALNPALGQALTALLATQGAGLGLTNLLGTLGSASVGAAVNPSVAGAGHGMQGGYPNQAVAGNISSGMVGGYGSQGAYGNQQMGQGSSSGRSQHGVGHMGGMAPYMGH